ATTAATGACAAGATGGTGACTCCGGATGTGACAGCAAACAGAGCCCCTGTTCGACAAGGTACAACACCATCCCACTTACACGTGACTTTACTCTAAAAAGAGATGCCACTTTCTACACGTTTATATAATGcaatgtgcattttcaaaacgTCAGGTTTAGATGAGTCTACTCTTGGACCAGACATGACTGTCAACATCGATTGTGTTTTGGAGAAATTCCcacagagaaaacaagacaaTGAGCACAAACAGGTTAAGCGCCTGCACTGCATGACCCTGAcaactgtttctaatattttgtccctTTAGTGTAGTAAATAAGCTCATGGTTTTTGTCCAACAGGTGAGGTTTGTGCTGCTGAGGCACAAGACAGAGCTGAGAGCTATCTATCGTTTCTACAGCCGACTGGGTCACCGTCAGACTCCAGGTAGTGCCTTCCTGCTGTCCCGCATGCAGCTGTGGCGCCTGCTGAAAGATTGTCGCATCCACCATCGCGGCATCACCTTGACAGAGCTGGATCTTTATATCAGAGGTGGGACTCCTCCCTGTTTGGACAAAAGAGTTGGGACCAACCAacgtgtaacgattcgttttaataatgaTTCAATTCGTATCAGgattcatggttgccgatatgattcaaggatgatattggttcattCAGAACGATACAATCTgaaatgattcagtaactttttagccaaaaattcaaccagtgtgactgtgaaataaatacctggatactggacagtgcaggtgacgtttcctagattcccgttgttttttgtaagggaatcaggtataaatgaaGTATGGAtagaaacaaacaagtaaacaagaaTTAATGGcaaacacattcacattttatttgaataaagtgcaaccagcacttcgattctcccttgtgcatttctgtgtggagtttgcatgttctctcgcggtactccggtttcctcccacattccaaaaacatgtacgtTAGGAATTTTCCTAAGAATGAatttgtgtgaatggttgtttgtatgtgccctgcaatgtgtcctgcgattggctggcgaccagtccagggtgtaccccgcctgtcgcccgaagtcagttgggataggcctcctgcgaccctaatgagcgtagaaaatggatggatggaaagtgcAACTAACACTTCAGGTGTAATAAACAGgaggttaaccttttctgctctcattttcaatattcaatacattttcaataaaagtacagtaagtgctactgCTGTAGCGGGAACGAGAGGTACCTGGACGGTCAGCAttgtgtgaaatcccatggcGCCTTAGTTGATGGTTCGAGAGATTTGTCGTGTTGCCGTGGACTTATTAAGAACagctccctctttgcaaaagccaaagtgtttccacacactggaccgcaaTAGGGGCCTAATTATTCCTCGGTCGCCGACTTGTCGTCTGTCATCCGCCATGCtacgttttgttgtctgctggcgcgtggcaatgacgtcacagacaggcagacggAATGGAACAACGTTTAACgcctttatcattaaaagtgctgattaaaaaaaacaacatttatttaaaagcctgccgtgcttaaaacCCATGCTTTATTTCCGAGTATCAATGCAATtaccttttaaatgatgttgGATCCATATATGCtgtccggaatggcaacttgccaaacacagatcgatgtagttggatcacaggaatataaatcgaaCCATCGATGTAGTAGTTGAATCGTTACACTCCTGGGACCAACTCTTTCCTGTAGGCTAGATGTCCCGATATTTCTGTAAACTGATCCATATTTAAtccatttttttaatcttagATAATCCGGACCCAGCAGAGGTTCACTCCCCCTTCACTCCCATCATGCTCTGTCGCTTCCTCAGCTGCCTGGTGGTCATTGCTTACCACATCTACCAGAAAGACATTGAGTAAGAATACATTGTTGTTTTACCACCGCATTATATTGGATAAGCATGCAAAGTCTTTACAGAGTTAGCCGCTACTGTATCATGCCCTGTGCATGGGCATATGACTTCTTTGAAACATGTTCCACCTATGCTCTTGTTACATACAGGCCATCAAATTACCTTCTGGCTTCCTGTTTCTCCAAATTGCTGACAGATGATATTTTTCCAAATGCCACGAATGTCAAAGGTAAGTAAAATTcaaccaaccatccatccatcaatcttctaccacttatccaaggtcgggttgCGGAGGCCTGCAAAtggttggtgaccagtccagggtgtgcaccgcctcttgcctgaagtcagctgggatgggctccagcatacctttgcgaccctggtgaggataagcggcatagaaaatggatggatggatggatggatggatggatggatgaaagggtTGCGAGGGCGGCAGCGGAGCCCAGAGGCACTGGATTGGTCGAATTTAACATCAAGGGAATATTGTGTCAAGGTTTGCCAAAGCCTCCAAGCTACATTGCATTACactcattatttttaataattggcACAGGTTTCCTGTTTAACCCACCCGGGCATGCAGTTGTAGCTGTGGACTACCTGATGAGAAGCCTGGAGGTCTACCAGGCCTACTGCAGAGTCAGTGCAGCCCCCAGAGATGACTCCACCATGACAAACCGTCACATGCTATTGTTGTACAAGGTAACATCAATAAGGAAAACGCCTGTATTTCTTCAATGACTTAAGTAGATTCAAAACAGTAATGCCAAATCTCTGCCTTtacaaatcaaatacaaatataacgcagagcgatttgtgaggtctgatctttttgaggaggcatttgtaTGATGCAAATCtatcactcttttgaacacattgttttgagaaccCAAACgttttacttaagtgacccagcaactaagcagaactacattccttgtcacggaaatccgaccagaactggactggcGGGACCAAACGGGGggtgggggtaagtcactgttgaaattGTCCActgccgatggggatgtcatacaatgtcatgtcaaaaaatccgaactatccctttaacagaataaatattatagagaataatatacaagcaaaaacaaattttcatttaaaatttcCTAATGAAattgacaaatgaacatttaacttaATTTTTGCCTTTATTGAAGAATCTTCTTGGCAAAGACGATGAGGAGCAGAGAAGGGGAGGGGACGGCGTCTTCGTACTTGACGATGAGTTCTTtctcaaattcaatagtgtttcccagCTTCTTTATCAATTCCTGTCACACAAtgttctttggccccatggcgggttatttcgCAGTTACACATACAAAAAAGCACAGTGATTCACCAAGGGTGCTTTGCTTGAGCACTCGGTTTTGTGGAATGATATAGTACAGGGGacatggactagtttgttacatgtaatattgtacgaaaactgaggcaacatttttgtggAAAACGTAATCATATCAAAACGAGTTTTGACAGTAAAGTATTGACACCCAAGAAAAATgtgggtcgtcttatattcaggatGTATACATGCGAACCAACGGGTGGTGCCAAATGACTTCTCCCAAcacaagtcagagcttttcttccagtcACTCACCCATACCTGTGACCTTAAGATGTAAAACCATGACTTTGAGATTGGcttgaaaaataatatttttttctaaaatcagGTGTTGAAAAAGTGGGGCCAACTTTGTACTTTAACTGCCTTGACGGGACAAAGTATGCACAtattaaaaaatgactttttttgcgGAGTGAATTTCAGAGTTTCTCTGGTCTACTTTGTCCTCCCACTAGGATCTCAATATTTGTGATAGTAGTCTGACTATAAGCAACGTCATGCAAATCATCTGTGCAGAGAGCCTTGATCCCAGCAATATGTCACCATGTATGGAACTAGAGGTGTGTGCATTTCTTTAGTATGCACCCATCCCATTCATCTATTGTGTTATGCCCACACCTGCCTTGTTGTTTCCTATACGTCAGATTACATTCCTGGAGTTCTTCGAGGTACTTCTTGGCTGTGCTGAGATTAAGTGTCAGgaggttggtgttttttttgtggttttttttaaagcgcaACAGATATTATGAAATAGCTCTTTACTTTGCCATCATCTATCGTTTTTCCCAATATTGCATCAGATCATCCGATAGATTTTGAAACAAATTCATATAAAAAGGAGTCAAACGtgccagagttttttttttctcaacagatAGCAGACCCTTACCCCAAGACGAGACTGTTGCTTGCCTCTTCAGGTTTGTTAAGATAATGTacatatttattcattgttgAATACTCATAACATTATTTAACAAAAACTTTGATGTAAGGTCATACAAGACAGATGAAAGTATCTGCTTGTATTTATAATAGAATTTTTCATCTCCTCCAGCAGTTCCACGTAAATGGCAACAATTACTGGTCAAATTCTGTCAACAGGAAGCTTGGAGTCGGAAGATCCATCACTTTTTCAACCACTTTTTCTTCCCTGCGGTAAAACTTCTCCAGTTAGTGTGATCAGCACTGCTGAGAGTAAAAAACAGATTGAACATGATGGGTTAATGCTTACACTGTCTGTCTATATTAGCCCACCAGCGAATGATCATTCAAATTTTCCACCGCTACTTGAGCATAGGTGGTTTCCCTTATGTTCCAcatctttttgttcatcagataatattttataaactcaaaaaagaaaaaatgtggtgCTTCAGGTATTTTTGTCCCAGGTTTATAATGACCAGACCAGGTCCTTACTCTTACTACAATCTTTAATTACAAAACTGAGTTATCCAAActgtgtactttttaaaaaatgcctaCATAGACAATGTTTTTCCCTTAAAAATAGTAAGTAGTGATTAAAAATTAAAGgggaggagtgaaatacatgaGGTCACTCGGACAGACAGACGGGCGTATCCGGTCCTTGGGGTTTGGGGTGAAGAGAAGCAGAGATGCCTCTGCTGCCTGGGCCTAAAATAAGAGAAATAAATACAGTGAGTATTTAGCAATGAGAAGCTCAGTTTAAAAGTTttaacagaaaaagaaaagcttGAACCTGTGTCGTCTGTAGGCTCAAAGGTGAAGATTGTGCTGGCAGTGCTGTGGTATCACCGTGAGGAAAGAGACTTATTAGAAACCAGTAGTGTCCCAAGTGCATTTACCCAGCCCAAAATACTGTGCATGTATGTATTGGAGAATAAAAGAATCTGTTATGCTCTGAgatgacatttaaaaagtgtACATTCAATTGGGTACTGTGTGTTGCACCTACGGCATTCATCATACCTTCTTCCTGCCGAGTCAGGTGTCCAGATTGACATGTGGGACTCTCCATTGTCACATCAACTGTCATAGGCGACAGAGTCTCCATGGAAACTGGCTTCGCTGGTGACAGGCTGCATCTCTGTGAAGGCCGGAGGTAACGCTCAAAGTCCAACCCTGCAATTTTCTATTAAAAGTAAAGACATGCAATGACTTTTGGATCTGAACGGCCGGATGGTTGCTCATACAAGGTATTGACATTTACCTCAATAACAGCGCTATCAGTTATGGTGCACATGGACCTCGGATTCTCCTTTGAACTTTGCACCGCAGGAGAGCCGGTCACAGTGGGAGAGGACGGGTGCTGCTGGCAAGGAGTACTGCTGGGTGACAGCATGAGACTCAAGGCTGTATTGACAGGTCTGGTGGCTTCCTCATCTTTCTGGGCGACAGGAATAGTAGGAGGCGCACACATGGCCGACTCCTGCATTGAAACAATTTCTGCTTGCCGTGCAGAGGTCTTCTCCAGCTGGGGGCTGCCCAAAGGCACTTGAGTGAAAGAGCAGAAAGACAGACATGTGTCGACAGAAGCCTGTCCTCTTTGGCAAGGCTGAGGGCTGTCGCGCTGCGGCCTTGGTGTACATCTGGAGGTTTCTTTGGAGGAAAGGCGGAGGGGGGTGTGCTTGGCTTGAACAGGAGTCCCATGAGTTTGTGCCAATGCAAGGGAGCATCGAGTCAGTCTTCTGGGAGTGAGGAAGCTTGTGCAGGGAGAGGCCTGTGGTGGCATGGCGGTACTCAGGCGGCTGGATCTTCTCACGCAGCCTGCAAAGTAGTGTGATCACATCAATGACACATCCCAATGCAGAAACACCGTAGTAATGAAGGTTTGCTCACCGGATGCCTTGGCTGGGCTCTCCACACAGAAGAAGCCTCCATCGAAGACCACAGTGTCAGGCTGTTGTGCTACCGCCTGGCTTTGTGCTCCCTCAGGAGGGGACGTTTCGTCCAGAGCATCACCTGAAGGCTTTGCCGCTTCCTGTGCTTGCTTTTTGGCTCTCATGGCCGCTTTCACAGCAGCCAGGCGAGACTTGGCCACGGCTTTGGTTTCTGCTAGCTTGGCAGGTGCTGCTGCTGGTTTCTGGTAAAATAATAGggataaacatttttatgcaaaCGCACGTCCCTCAGAACTTGAAGTGCTCACAGTGCAGATGAGAAATGCaatgctgtattttatttttttatttttttttaacattgctttGCCTtaagagggttagggttagctgACTTTACCCGGagacatttttggcattcaggttttttttttttatttttattttggctgtgttgaatgaatatacgtagatcagtggttctcaaactttttacagttgtgtaccccttcagacatttgacctgaagccatgtagcCCCTTTTAAAGTAAAAgggatatcattttttttttgacacaagCTTTTatgaagctgacatttttggtCATGGACAAATGAGTgaggatattaaaaaaaaaaaaaaaaaaaaaaaaagaccctgTAAGGTTTGGAAATATTGACCATGTAATGTAAAGACACAAGAAGATGTCACCTTGACTGCTTTCCTCTGCCGCCGTGGCGGCGACTTGTGCTCTTCCACCCACCCTCGCGCCTCCACTTCACTGAGTGTATCAAACTTCCTGTTTACATCTTCCACCTAAGAGAGAACAATGCAACATGTCAGCCATCTTGTGCCATAAAAAAATTTGGTTTTCCTTTACCTGGAAGTAAACCATGTCCCAGAAACCCTGCAGGTCACTGCAGGTGGTGACCTTCTCCCCTCGGTGCAGCTCGCAGTCGTCCACCAGACCCCTGAACTGGTTGAAGCGCTCTTTCATGAGCAGTCTTGCTTGGCCAATCGCTGTACGCATGCGATCTCTCACTAAACACATGGAAGACATGCAACTTTTCATTTTCAACAAGTGTCtgatgcaatttttaaaaacattttacccACTTTCTTCAGGAATAGACTCATCTTCTACTTTAGTCTCCCACTGAGCACAAATAGATGTCAATCTGTCCGTCTCACTCGCAATCTCTGACctacaaacaaacagaacactTCCAATTTGACAGATTCAttctaaatacagtggtgtgaaagtgtttgcccccttcctaatttctttttgttttgttgcatgtttgtcacacttaaaagtttcagatcaaacaaatttaaacattaaattttaaaatgcagtttttaaattaaactttttattaaaaaggagaaaaaaaagtccaaacctacaagtccaaacaaaaggttaagccatttctaaagcttttgaGACtctagcaaaccacagtgagagccattatccgcaTATGGCAAAAACGTGGAACAGTTGTGaactttcccaggagtggtcggccaaccaaaattaccccaagggcgcagtgacgactcatccaagaagtcacaaaagacaccacaacatctaaagaactgcaggccctgcttgcctcagttaaggtcaaggttcatgactccatcataagaaagacactgggcaaaaacagcctgcatggcagagtcccaagacaaaaaccaccgctgaacaaaaagaacattaaggcttgtctcaatttcgccagaaaatatcttgatccccgagacctttgggaaaatactctgtggtctgacgagacaaaagttgaactttttccaaaaggtgtgtgtgtcccattacatacggcgtaaaagtaacgccgcattccagaaaaagaacgtcacaccaacagtaaaatatggtggtagtagtttgatggtctggggttgttttgctgcttcaggacctggaagacttgctgtgataaatggaaccatgaattctgctggctaccaaaaatcctgaaggagaatgtctggccatcagtttgtgacctcaagctgaaaccaactggggttctgcagcaggacaatgatccaaaacacaccagcaagtccacctctgaatggctgaagaaaaacaaaatgaagactttggagtggcctagtcaaagtcccgacctgaatcctattgagatgctgtggcatgaccttaaaaaggtggttcatgcttgaaaacccgCCAATGTggttgaattacaacaattctgcaaagatgagtgggccaaaattcctccacagtgctgtaagagactcattgcaagttatcgcaaacgcttgattgtagttgttgctgctaactGGGGCccgaccagttattaggtttaggggtcaatcactttttccacacagcgcCATGTACGTTTGGATTTTCCCCCCGttcccttagtaataaaaatgtttgtttaaaaattgcattttgtgttccaatTTTGTATTGTCAGAGTAattaatatttagatttgtttgatgatctgaaacatttcagtgtgacaaaaaaaaaaaaaaaatcaggaagagggcaaacaccactgtacataGCTTTTCGTACTGGTGTCTTGGTTACCTAAAGTACAGCACATCATGCTTGGATTCTAGGGGGCTACTTGGGGCTGGAGAAGCCACtctgggaggaagaggagactGGCAAGGGGATTTAGATGGCGAACATCCACTTGGCTCGGCTTGAGGTTCATCACTGAATACAGGGGCAGGTGGAAGATTGAAGCTGGAGCTGGGAAAGAAATGGTAGAAAACATCAGCTCATGTAAAAGGTTTCCAAAAACGGTGAAAGAGGACCACAGACCTCGGTGTAAGAAAGGCATCTGCTGAGCGAGGAGTAAGAGGCTCCAATTTGAAGGCTGACAAGCCAACAGGAGCCTGAAAGACAAAGCCCTTGGGAGCAAAAGAGGACAAAGAGGAGGGCTCCTCGGTAGGTTCTTTGTCCACCACCATATTCTCCTCCTCAGGACAGGTAGTTGACTTGAGGGGTTGAGACTCTTCTGGCACCAGATAATCATGCTCCTTTGACTTAAGCATCAACACAAATTAGACATCAGGTACACTACAAGTAAAAACTAAGGTTCGTTTTAAAACATGCTGTGTGTGAGTATCACTCACAGAAAGGCTTACCTGGGGTGCAGCAGGATGGATGCTGAGCTTGCTATCAACTACAAATGACCCGATTAAagtttgattatttatttatatatatattatatataataatttgaTGAGGTAGAAAAACTAAAATGAGACAATACCTTTGCACTTCCTTCCCTTTCCAGAGGGGGGCATTACAGAGTTAATCATGGCTCTGCTCCTTGTGATTCTCTGGTCTTTTAGGAGTAGAAACACAACATTCTGGGTTTATAAACGGTCACTATAAAGCACTCAAAATCAATTAAGCGTTGTTTTTACAGGTGTGGTTAAACGAATTACATATCTGCATACCTGAAGATTTGTCACTGGGCTTGTTTTTCACAACAGGGGCTGCTGTAACAGGTCTGTTGCCTGATAGGGTAGACTGCCCTGAAATGCACATAAGGAAACAAGATAAGGGAAAACAAACATGATAGCTGATAACACGATGCGGTCTTATTACATGGGTATTTTTCTTGGTAGTCACCTGCACAGGTGTTTGTCTTGTTTGGAGCCGCTTTGACAGGAGCTCCCCTGGTTGGTCTCTCTGTAGCAGgtggaagttaaaaaaaaaaagaagcctcAGTTGACATTAAATTGTTTGATGCATTCAACTTACCTTTCCTTGCCGTTGTATTTGGATTGTGTGTCTTCAGAGGTTGCTGCTGCTTCATCGAACGGGTGACTCTGCTACTCTGTGATGAAGCAGTGTTTGTCTACAATTAAAAGAAATTataatacacaaacacacatttaaacGTCCCTGCACAATCTATACAAGAAGCATGTAGCAAAATTGCCTATACAAAGATAGTTTCTTAGTGtgtaaaactgcacttaaatgtGTTTAACTGTTCAGAGACTATAGGTTATACCACTTAAAGTTGTATTCAAAATTAACTTATTTCTTTGTGTACAAGTAATGTTATTTTATATGCATCTTTActtccaaatgtttcaaacaagaCCACTACAGGTGAGCACTGTTTTGGTCAgtaataaattagttactgacGTTGCAGTGCTGTGTTTTACATCTTTTTCTATCAACCAAAAAGGATTTTCTCTGGTTAGTGTAGTTggctgaaaaaaaattacaaaagggGATAATTCACTGAAAAAAGGTTGAGAACCACCCGTCTGCAGTATGAAAAATAGTTGGGTTTTTTATCATAACTCCTGTGAATAGCGAGGATGTACTGTCATAAAGCATGGAGATGTGCCAAATGTGTGGCCTTTTTGCTTACCTCCTTTGCTTTTGTTAAGGCTGCAGGTATGGGAGGTAAAGCgaaaaaagacaaatctttaGGATGATACAGGCCAGTCTTAAAGACTCCTTTACGCTCCTTCTCTTGCTTTTGCTTCTCTTTCTCCAGGGCTTTTCTCTCTTTCCAGCGTGCAAGCAGTTTCAGCCTCTCTTCTACAGCTTTGTCTATAGATAGAACAGAAATTGATTAAAACAGAAACAAGTTAGCCATGATGACGAGGAGGATTTCTTAATGGAAGTGTGTGAACATACATTTAGCAGAGTTCGCAGGGAGATTTGTTCGGTCTTTAATGGTTGACGTGTTGGTCACAGCCGCAGAGGAATCCAGACATGACATTTCCAGCTCCTGGAGCTTGTCCAGCTGCCTTCGTGCATCTACAACCTTCCCCCTGTTTTCCTTCTGTGACTGAGACATTCTACGGGCCATTTTCACCCTCATCATGGACACACTACTGTCCCGTTGGCGAAAGTGGGAAAATTTAGACTCcatgtttacgtgcctgtagtAGTAGATTTTGGGGGAGGTGGTGGGTGAGAGGTGGAAGACAATGGAAACTGCTATTGTAATAAATATATGATCAATTCAAGTAATAATGCAAGTAGATTAAATATTTTTGGCGTATTGGATTCATGTAGTTAAGCGAAGAAAGCGTCACTGCTTCAACCAGCTAGCTAACGACTGCAGTATTGCCCCCGACGACAATTAGCTTTCATTTCGCTAACAAGAAGCTGGTAAAACACAACGCAAACGATAGCTGTTCACTCAGACTCAAACGGcccaaaaaaatcagattacTATAAAATATCTGTCTTACCTCGGTGTTTTTTCTTAtttgaaatacaaaaacagtCGCCCAGAGCAGccagaaagttaaaatatcatGGCGGTTAACGTTTGAATGTAGTTTAAGGATCGGATTGGTTGAACGTCATAGCAGCATATTTGCTTCTGATTGGTTCTTCTTCCATTTCCGGTCTAGCTTTGTCAGGCGCTGAGTTTTTTAAGTGTTGCAAAGGATATGGTACATTTTGTACTCCAATaatgattttgcctttatttagaaggttcCATTCCCTTTATGTGACACAACAGTGGAGTATAATTTATAATTTTAAATCTACAGTTGTGTTTCCTTGCCTATACTAACTCCAGTTTAACCAGTGGGGGCGGTACATTTCGTACCTGGGCCTTTAGGTACCTCTAAATACCAGCACTATCGCTTCACAAATATCTAAAGCATCAGTAATATGTTAAtttgcaatataacaatgttgtTGCTGAATTGGGTCTGAATACTATAATTACTAAACTAAGAAaccagttaaccctttatcttccaataatcgaaaaaaaaaatactggacATCACACTGACTTCACTCACTTGTAAGCACTAGTCTGGAAGTGGAGAGCAAAGCCATTCCCTCCCAGGATGACTTAATAATATAcactgcttaaaaaaaataaagggaacactcaattcacactcagtcaaaactgctgagctattcaaactgtccactttagaaacaacacagattgacaatcaatttcacatgctgttgagcagacaacaggtggtgtctttttccactttaattttgagtgtgactccaaatccagacctgcgtgggttaataaatttgatttcagttgataatttttgtgtgaatttgttgtcagcacattaaaccatgtaaagaccaaaatgtttaatcagaatatttcattaatttagatctaggatgtgatattttagtgttccctttatttttttgagcagtaaatatatatatactgtatatataatttaatggaacaaatacgaGAATTcaagttgtaaatgtaaaaatgtaagtcAGTGTTTCTGATTGTGTTTtgaccagcagagaaggccttgctggccctgactgcacaccactgagtTTAATAAGAAAGAGGCTTGTGGTATAAAATTACTACATAATTTATTCAAATGTAGTTGTGTTGTTTACAAATGACTATTTTTGACAGGAGATCCTTTTTAAAAACTGATTGGTGACGAAAATAACCTGAATTAGAAGTAGATTTAGAAGTTTgagacaaagaaaaaatgttccatgataggaaacacaagaaataatgtGCAAAGACAAAGACATAATAAAGTACACATAGAGGAATTTTTCAATTAATTACATAAAGGAAATTACATTGTAAAGGTTAGAATAAAAAACTAAGGTGAgaactttgttttttctttttttttttttacaatgcagTTATTGCATTACATGAACGTTGCCGTTGTACCCTGCAACACTGACAAGTTTGTAGTGTGGTTTTCGTGTCCACTCCATTAGTCCAGGAAGAATATGTTGTTGAATTGCGTCACACAAAGCCTCTTTACCTCCTCTGCAGAAGTGAAAATACGAACAAACAATTATTTATAAAAGATGCTCTACTGAGCTTGACATAGTACAGGCCCAATGCAGACATACCATTGACTTCTATCAGATTGGCATTCTTCTGATTTAATATCACATACAGTTCTCTCTGGTCTGACTTCTTGCCAACAACCCAGTAGTCGGTCATTGCTTTTACAATgacttcttcatcttcatcaacTCTGAGACGCAGAAACACAAAAGACAGAATTTTGCACAGACCACATGACTACCAGTTTTtatatctgaaacatttgtgcTGACTATATTAAGTACACCTTACCTGGCAAAGTCACAGTTGACGTCCCCCAAGATCTTCATAAGGTCAGGGTGGACAGAAGTGAGGCAGACACTGGCCGTCTTCCTCATGTGTATAGTGCTTTTCTCTGCCAAGTTCATGTGGTTGAAGTAGATGAACTTAAACTGGGGCTCTTTCTCTGGCCTGCATGGATGCACCACAACAATTAAAGCAAGCACACAAGACTCTTGGTGCAATGTTATCCATTTTAGAAAATGTACACCTGCTAGCAGTCGTGAAATCTAAATTATGCAGCTCtgctttgatttttctcaagtATCTCATTTCATGTTAAAGGATGACGTTTGCAAATGTTCTATGAAACCGTAGACTAGGT
This sequence is a window from Dunckerocampus dactyliophorus isolate RoL2022-P2 chromosome 2, RoL_Ddac_1.1, whole genome shotgun sequence. Protein-coding genes within it:
- the rsph10b gene encoding radial spoke head 10 homolog B isoform X2; the encoded protein is MQYQSRLLQRWSANFKQAQPGGDQQHSCYLFDLPSYFVLTFQRYEGEAKDGQFHGRGFARFKGGHVYKGMFSMGLMHGTGVFTWADGVKYEGEFVLNIPMGQGMYIWPDGSSYKGDVCNGVRHGDGTHKDGKGKVTYKGQWNHSKRHGKGTVYYNQEETSWYKGDWVMNKREGWGIRRYPSGNIYFGEWRNHLRHGEGTMRWQNVGQLYIGHWLDGVQHGQGTHVWLVKRTDGSEFRPSNQYTGNFFLGQRNGQGIFYYAGGATYEGGWINNKKHGKGKVTLKDGSVLEGQFINDKMVTPDVTANRAPVRQGLDESTLGPDMTVNIDCVLEKFPQRKQDNEHKQVRFVLLRHKTELRAIYRFYSRLGHRQTPGSAFLLSRMQLWRLLKDCRIHHRGITLTELDLYIRDNPDPAEVHSPFTPIMLCRFLSCLVVIAYHIYQKDIEPSNYLLASCFSKLLTDDIFPNATNVKGFLFNPPGHAVVAVDYLMRSLEVYQAYCRVSAAPRDDSTMTNRHMLLLYKDLNICDSSLTISNVMQIICAESLDPSNMSPCMELEITFLEFFEVLLGCAEIKCQEIADPYPKTRLLLASSVPRKWQQLLVKFCQQEAWSRKIHHFFNHFFFPAVKLLQLV
- the rsph10b gene encoding radial spoke head 10 homolog B isoform X1 translates to MQYQSRLLQRWSANFKQAQPGGDQQHSCYLFDLPSYFVLTFQRYEGEAKDGQFHGRGFARFKGGHVYKGMFSMGLMHGTGVFTWADGVKYEGEFVLNIPMGQGMYIWPDGSSYKGDVCNGVRHGDGTHKDGKGKVTYKGQWNHSKRHGKGTVYYNQEETSWYKGDWVMNKREGWGIRRYPSGNIYFGEWRNHLRHGEGTMRWQNVGQLYIGHWLDGVQHGQGTHVWLVKRTDGSEFRPSNQYTGNFFLGQRNGQGIFYYAGGATYEGGWINNKKHGKGKVTLKDGSVLEGQFINDKMVTPDVTANRAPVRQGLDESTLGPDMTVNIDCVLEKFPQRKQDNEHKQVRFVLLRHKTELRAIYRFYSRLGHRQTPGSAFLLSRMQLWRLLKDCRIHHRGITLTELDLYIRDNPDPAEVHSPFTPIMLCRFLSCLVVIAYHIYQKDIEPSNYLLASCFSKLLTDDIFPNATNVKGFLFNPPGHAVVAVDYLMRSLEVYQAYCRVSAAPRDDSTMTNRHMLLLYKDLNICDSSLTISNVMQIICAESLDPSNMSPCMELEITFLEFFEVLLGCAEIKCQEIADPYPKTRLLLASSAVPRKWQQLLVKFCQQEAWSRKIHHFFNHFFFPAVKLLQLV
- the dlgap5 gene encoding disks large-associated protein 5, with the protein product MESKFSHFRQRDSSVSMMRVKMARRMSQSQKENRGKVVDARRQLDKLQELEMSCLDSSAAVTNTSTIKDRTNLPANSAKYKAVEERLKLLARWKERKALEKEKQKQEKERKGVFKTGLYHPKDLSFFALPPIPAALTKAKETNTASSQSSRVTRSMKQQQPLKTHNPNTTARKERPTRGAPVKAAPNKTNTCAGQSTLSGNRPVTAAPVVKNKPSDKSSDQRITRSRAMINSVMPPSGKGRKCKVDSKLSIHPAAPQSKEHDYLVPEESQPLKSTTCPEEENMVVDKEPTEEPSSLSSFAPKGFVFQAPVGLSAFKLEPLTPRSADAFLTPSSSFNLPPAPVFSDEPQAEPSGCSPSKSPCQSPLPPRVASPAPSSPLESKHDVLYFRSEIASETDRLTSICAQWETKVEDESIPEEMRDRMRTAIGQARLLMKERFNQFRGLVDDCELHRGEKVTTCSDLQGFWDMVYFQVEDVNRKFDTLSEVEARGWVEEHKSPPRRQRKAVKKPAAAPAKLAETKAVAKSRLAAVKAAMRAKKQAQEAAKPSGDALDETSPPEGAQSQAVAQQPDTVVFDGGFFCVESPAKASGCVRRSSRLSTAMPPQASPCTSFLTPRRLTRCSLALAQTHGTPVQAKHTPLRLSSKETSRCTPRPQRDSPQPCQRGQASVDTCLSFCSFTQVPLGSPQLEKTSARQAEIVSMQESAMCAPPTIPVAQKDEEATRPVNTALSLMLSPSSTPCQQHPSSPTVTGSPAVQSSKENPRSMCTITDSAVIEKIAGLDFERYLRPSQRCSLSPAKPVSMETLSPMTVDVTMESPTCQSGHLTRQEEALPAQSSPLSLQTTQAQAAEASLLLFTPNPKDRIRPSVCPSDLMYFTPPL